The following proteins are co-located in the Lacticaseibacillus paracasei subsp. paracasei genome:
- a CDS encoding ATP-binding cassette domain-containing protein, whose translation MQTILRITSIRYRWLLGLLTLRVLIDGFNVLISMLIQLGLTVALSGQVNLLVAIFAGMLAAAVVYTGIYFLSGVVTERLKRRVSGDIATALMANFLQDDATQVPDNGTATNLIVTDTQHIMQFLDAGVLPLVDFGITVFLGVIYVVTQSWHLALMFVAFGGLFAGVSRGLFRQQNQAQTTFIQIDDKHKAFFNDFLANVAVVRNLNVFAYNRQRHADYFQQAAPSMKQMATASGALAGIFNGGVYLAEVLTLMVGFAMLTVTGSSVAGLLGAWNAGVGSILWPFLGLAPTIGFLAQQRTSIDRVLPRLTQQVMPVFSPMKGDYQPDTIKIRGTKVSFHYPQTNREILQHLDFQIHNQGITFLIGANGAGKTTLLKLILNELQPTTGKIEIQGVPAKIKSASLFAFVPQRSVMFTASVTANLLLASQADPTKLPALLQQLQLDRYAADLDQTLQPNQLSPGEQRRLGIIRGIAADSPFIVLDEPLSDIDAVNQQAVMQLLRQEAKKRGVVIITHTFDFVTAADQVLKVGDRHDN comes from the coding sequence CTGATTGATGGTTTTAACGTTTTAATTTCGATGCTGATACAGCTTGGTTTGACCGTTGCACTTTCAGGACAGGTCAACTTGCTTGTGGCCATTTTTGCTGGGATGTTAGCGGCAGCGGTTGTCTACACTGGGATTTATTTTTTGTCAGGCGTTGTCACAGAACGTCTCAAACGACGAGTCAGTGGTGACATTGCGACCGCTTTGATGGCTAACTTTTTGCAAGACGACGCGACACAGGTCCCCGATAATGGAACTGCCACTAATCTGATCGTAACGGACACGCAGCATATCATGCAATTTCTGGATGCAGGGGTTTTGCCACTAGTCGATTTTGGGATCACGGTTTTTCTTGGCGTCATTTATGTCGTGACGCAGTCTTGGCATTTGGCACTGATGTTTGTAGCATTCGGCGGTTTATTTGCCGGTGTTTCGCGGGGCTTGTTTCGTCAACAAAATCAAGCGCAAACGACTTTTATTCAAATTGATGACAAGCACAAAGCGTTTTTCAATGATTTTTTGGCAAATGTCGCTGTGGTTCGCAATCTGAATGTGTTTGCTTACAATCGTCAACGACACGCTGATTATTTTCAGCAAGCGGCGCCAAGCATGAAGCAAATGGCAACGGCCTCTGGCGCGCTTGCCGGTATTTTCAATGGTGGCGTCTATTTGGCTGAGGTCTTAACGTTGATGGTGGGTTTTGCCATGTTAACCGTCACTGGCAGCTCAGTTGCCGGTCTGTTAGGTGCCTGGAATGCTGGCGTGGGTTCAATCCTATGGCCATTTTTGGGATTAGCGCCGACGATTGGTTTCTTGGCTCAGCAACGAACCTCTATTGATCGCGTATTGCCACGACTGACACAGCAGGTAATGCCGGTATTTTCGCCTATGAAGGGGGACTATCAGCCGGATACGATCAAAATTCGCGGCACAAAGGTGAGTTTCCATTACCCGCAAACGAATCGGGAAATTTTACAACATCTGGATTTTCAGATTCATAATCAAGGCATCACCTTTTTGATCGGCGCAAATGGTGCTGGGAAAACCACCTTACTGAAGCTGATTCTCAACGAATTGCAGCCAACGACTGGCAAAATCGAGATTCAGGGTGTGCCTGCTAAAATCAAGTCAGCATCGTTGTTTGCGTTTGTGCCGCAGCGGAGTGTGATGTTTACGGCATCCGTGACGGCTAATTTGCTATTGGCTTCTCAGGCTGATCCAACAAAGTTGCCTGCATTATTACAGCAACTGCAACTTGATCGGTATGCTGCCGATCTTGACCAGACGTTACAACCTAATCAATTGTCTCCGGGTGAACAGCGCCGATTAGGAATTATTCGCGGTATTGCCGCAGATAGTCCATTTATTGTTTTGGATGAACCATTGTCGGACATTGATGCGGTTAATCAACAGGCAGTCATGCAACTGCTGCGGCAGGAAGCTAAGAAGCGCGGGGTTGTGATCATTACGCACACGTTTGATTTTGTGACTGCGGCCGATCAGGTGTTGAAGGTGGGTGATCGCCATGATAACTGA
- a CDS encoding ArsR/SmtB family transcription factor, giving the protein MSSLKQLQKELSDVGDFLVALGDEKRQAIIIALLADQPCQGKRVSELTTATALSRPAVSHHLKILKQAGLVAYRREGTRNYYYLSHDTSSINQLKQVLDDVTSVIQEAAK; this is encoded by the coding sequence ATGTCAAGCCTAAAACAGTTGCAAAAAGAACTATCTGATGTTGGTGATTTTCTTGTCGCGCTGGGCGATGAAAAGCGTCAAGCGATTATCATCGCTTTGTTAGCGGATCAACCTTGTCAGGGAAAACGCGTAAGTGAACTGACGACGGCGACTGCGTTATCGCGGCCTGCGGTTTCACATCACCTGAAAATCTTAAAGCAGGCGGGATTAGTGGCATACCGGCGCGAGGGAACGCGGAATTATTATTATTTATCCCATGATACAAGCTCAATTAATCAGCTGAAACAAGTTTTGGATGATGTGACATCCGTGATTCAGGAGGCAGCAAAATGA
- a CDS encoding type 1 glutamine amidotransferase domain-containing protein: MTKVLVVLTNTTRYQHTDEPTGLWLGEAAEFVDAMQQANIAVDYVSPKGGFVPLDPRSMKYTNPAIMKIYEDHDFQERALTASLRPEQVNPAEYDAIYFTGGHGVMWDFPDNQALQAIALAIYQHQGYVTSVCHGVAGLLNIKDQAGQYLIAGKKITGFTHAEEILAGKQKVVPFLNKTVANKHNAHFVQKRAYKSFAVQDGQLITGQNPFSVKALTDLLVPQLKH, encoded by the coding sequence ATGACAAAAGTACTTGTTGTGTTAACGAATACAACACGTTATCAGCATACAGATGAACCAACCGGATTGTGGTTGGGAGAAGCAGCAGAATTTGTTGATGCGATGCAGCAAGCCAACATCGCGGTTGACTATGTGAGTCCGAAAGGCGGCTTTGTCCCCCTTGATCCACGAAGCATGAAATATACGAACCCAGCAATCATGAAAATATATGAAGATCACGATTTTCAAGAACGCGCTTTGACAGCATCATTACGGCCAGAGCAAGTCAATCCAGCTGAATATGACGCCATTTATTTCACTGGGGGCCATGGCGTTATGTGGGATTTTCCAGACAATCAGGCACTTCAAGCAATAGCGCTGGCAATTTATCAGCATCAAGGATACGTGACATCAGTTTGTCATGGCGTCGCTGGTTTGCTAAATATCAAAGACCAAGCTGGTCAGTATTTGATTGCTGGTAAGAAGATCACAGGTTTTACACATGCTGAAGAGATTTTAGCCGGTAAACAAAAAGTTGTTCCTTTTTTAAACAAAACGGTTGCAAATAAACACAATGCTCATTTTGTACAAAAAAGAGCATATAAGTCGTTTGCAGTTCAAGACGGTCAGCTAATTACCGGACAAAACCCATTTTCTGTCAAAGCACTGACTGATTTACTGGTACCGCAACTCAAACATTAG